CGGCGAACGAACGGTGACGAAAGACCGCGGACGGGAAGACGATCGGTGATCGTCGCTCCCGCGAGCAGAACCGGGTTCGTTCGAACGAGGCGGCCGTACGGTCGAACGGGGCAGCCGAACGTTCGGCGGGGGATTCGAGCGTTCAATAACGGCGGTAACTGTCCGGCGAGGCAAACACGTGTGCGATATCGCGGCCAGATCGGCGACGGTGTGCAGAATCGAACGCGGATACGACGGACGAATTACCATCAATATTTTCACGTCGCTCGTCGTCGATACGGATATGAGTCAGCAAGCCACTGCGCAGGTACACGGCCACTACATCGGCGGCGAGTGGACCGACGGTAACGGCACCGAGACGTTCGAGAGCGAGAACCCGGCGACCGGCGAGACGCTGGCGACGTTCCGGCGCGGGACGGCCGACGACGTGGACGAGGCGCTCGCGGCCGCCGAGGACGCCTTCGAGGAGTGGCGCGAACTGTCGTACATCGATCGAGCGGAGTACCTCTGGGACATCTACCACGAACTCCGTGACCGCCACGAGGAACTGGGCGCGATCGTCACGAAGGAGTGTGGCAAGGAGATCTCGGAGGGCAAAGCCGACGTGACGGAGGCCTGGCACATGGTCGAGTGGGCGGCGGGCAACGCTCGCCACCCTCACGGCGACGTGGTTCCGAGCGAAATCCCAAGTAAGGACGCCTACATGCGGCGCAAGCCCCGCGGCGTCGTCGGCTGCATCACGCCGTGGAACTTCCCGGTCGCGATCCCGTTCTGGCACATGGCGATCGCGCTCGTCGAGGGGAACACGGTCGTCTGGAAGCCGGCCGAGCAGACGCCGTGGTGTGGCCAAATCATCGCCGAGATGTTCGAGGAAGCCGGGATCCCCGACGGCGTGTTCAACATGGTTCAGGGCTTCGGCGACGCCGGCGCGGCCATTACGGACGACGGACGCGTCGACACGGTGCTCTTCACGGGCTCCGCCGAAGTCGGTCACGAGATCGCGAGCAAGGTCGGCGGCGAACCCGGCAAACTCGCCGCCTGCGAGATGGGCGGCAAGAACGGCATCGTCGTCACGGAAGAAGCGGATCTGGACGTCGCCGTCCACTCGGCGATCATGTCCTCGTTCAAGACGACCGGCCAGCGCTGCGTCTCCAGCGAACGGCTGATCGTTCACACCGACGTCTACGACGAGTTCAAAGACCGGTACGTCGAGGTCGCAGAAGCCATCGCCGTCGGAGACCCCCTGCAGGAGGACACGTTCATGGGGCCGGCGATCGAACCCGAGCACGTCGAGAAGATCCGCCGGCACAACGAACTCGCCCAGCAGGAGGGTGCCGAGGTGCTCGTCGATCGATTCGAACTCCGAGACGACGAGATTCCGGACGGGCACGCCGAAGGTCACTGGGTCGGCCCGTTCGTCTACGAGATCGACTACGATCCGGACCTGCGCTGTCTCAAAGAGGAGTGTTTCGGCCCCCACGTCGCGCTCGTCGAGTACGAGGGCGACATCGATCGGGCGATCGAAATCCACAACGACACGCCCTACGGGCTGGCGGGCGCGATCATCTCCGAGGACTACCGTCAGATCAATCGGTTCCGCGATCGGGCCGATCTGGGGCTCGCGTACGCGAACCTGCCCTGCATCGGGGCCGAGGTCCAGTTGCCCTTCGGCGGCGTCAAGAAGTCCGGCAACGGCTACCCGAGCGCCCGCGAGGCGATCGAGGCCGTCACCGAGCGCACCGCCTGGACGATGAACAACTCGAAAGAGATCGAGATGGCACAGGGCCTCTCGGCCGATATCGTCACGCGCGACGACTGAAACCGATCGGCACCGCGTCGATCCGGATCGGACTCCGGGCCGGCATCGCGTCCGTTCCGGATCGACTCGCGAGCGTCACCGCCAAGCGCGACGCGAGCGTCACCGGCCGTCGACGGCGGTGCGAATCAGCGGATACCACGTTCCGAGGACGGCGCCGTAGGCGATGAGCGCCATCAGGCTCGCGCCGTGCTGGCACGGTAGCGACAGGGTCCCGCCGGTCAGTTCGATCCAGAGGGGGACGCCGTAGGCGACGCCGACGAGCCAGCAGACGGTGCCGTAGGCGACGCCGAGACAGCCCCCGAGGAACGGTGTGTACGGCGCGGCCGCGAGCGGGGCCGGTGCGAACCGGTGGTTCGCGGCGCGGGTCAGCCCCGCGACGAACGCCAGGGCGGCGACGAATCCGTGCGCGACGACGAACGCCCAGTCGTTGACGGCGCTCTCGACGCCATACAGCGCGGGGATGGCCTCGAGGTGCCCGGTCGCAGCTACCAGTTCGCCGAACGTCAGACTGGCGAGGAGGGCCGCGATGACCGCACCGGAAATCGTTCCGTCCGAGGGAATTTCGTATCGGCTGGAACGTCCGTATGACATGACTGTTCGATCTACGGCGAGAATATAAATAAGTAGGTCAATCGCCTCGGGCACGGTGGCCGTAGCTCGTCGATCGGTAGTTCGTGGTTCGTCACCAGGTGGCTCGTGAGCTGTCACTAGGTAGCCCGTGGCCCGTCAGTGGACGCACCGCGTCGTACCAGCGGTGTGGTGAGTGTTCGCGGATCGACGTTTCCGCCTTCGGGGGCCGGGTGCGGCCCGACGCCGACGACAGCCGCCACGGTCGTTCGACGGGATGCCCGTTCTGAGCGGAATACGGTCGATACAGCGAGGGACGGCTTTTTCCCCGCCCACGGTGAGGAGGGCTCCGCCCGACACTACCCGGAGCGAAGCGATCGGAGCGGCGGATAGGGGCGCAGCCACCGCGGGAAGACGGCGAACAGCGGCCAGACCGGGTGGAACCGGGTTACCGATCGGCCGTCGTGGCGGGGACGTCGAGTGACGCGGCGAGGATCGCGGTCTGGACCGTTCGCAGGTCCGTCTCCTGGATCGTCGCGGCGGCCTGGAACAGTTCACGGGCCCGCGTCACGTGCGTCGCGCTGGCGGCGAGGTGCACGAGCAGGAACGCGTCGGGATCGACCCGTCTGGCCGCGTCGAAATCCGCGGCGTCGTACAGCGCGTCGAACTCCGCGACGACGTCGCGGAGGAGCGCGTCGCTCGCTTCGGCGCCGGGATCGCCCGCGGGGACCGATCCCGCCGCCTCGTCGAAGTAGTCGTCGAGGTCGACGATTCCGGCCGTTTCGTACAACGAATCGGCGAGTGCGTCGAAGACCGGTTCGGTCACGTACACGCCGAAAATCGTGAAGTCATCGCTACCAGTCATCTGTCCGTGCTTCGTCGCCGCGGCACAAATACGTCCGAGTGGGCGGCATCCGGCCCGTCGACGGCCCCGTTCGATCGGTCCGTGGACGTCGCGTCCGCATCCGCGGCGTCATCCGAGGGTGAAGGTGTGCTCGCGGCTCGCAGCACAGCTGGGACAGACGTGCCGGTACACGATCCGTCCGCCGTCCGTCCGACTCTCCCAGTTACCCTCCTCGTCCACGTATCCGCACTCCGGACACTTCTTGTCGGTGTTCTCGTACCGCCGTCGAATCCGTTCGAGGGGTGTTGTCATATGACAATCTACGATCTCCGCACATAAAAATCGAGTCGGTCGCCCGCACGACGTAGCGCGTGGCCGATTCGACCGGATTGGCGGCGGATCTCACGACCCGAGACGACCGCTTTCGGACGTCGATCGTCTCGGTCCCGGACTCAATAGCGACGGCGACGCCAGTATCGTCTCGACGCGATCGAGTTCACGGTGTTCGGTAGCGGTTCCGTCCACTGGGACTATCCGTCGTGTGATCGCTACGATGTCGGTCCCCCGAGCCGATCACGGGTCAGAGATCCTCCAGAATCGGTCGGCGGCCGAGTCGCCAGCCGGCAATCGCTGCGGCGATCGTCCCGATGACGACTGCAATCGTGATCCCGCTG
The nucleotide sequence above comes from Halosolutus halophilus. Encoded proteins:
- a CDS encoding HVO_0649 family zinc finger protein, whose product is MTTPLERIRRRYENTDKKCPECGYVDEEGNWESRTDGGRIVYRHVCPSCAASREHTFTLG
- a CDS encoding aldehyde dehydrogenase family protein, which codes for MSQQATAQVHGHYIGGEWTDGNGTETFESENPATGETLATFRRGTADDVDEALAAAEDAFEEWRELSYIDRAEYLWDIYHELRDRHEELGAIVTKECGKEISEGKADVTEAWHMVEWAAGNARHPHGDVVPSEIPSKDAYMRRKPRGVVGCITPWNFPVAIPFWHMAIALVEGNTVVWKPAEQTPWCGQIIAEMFEEAGIPDGVFNMVQGFGDAGAAITDDGRVDTVLFTGSAEVGHEIASKVGGEPGKLAACEMGGKNGIVVTEEADLDVAVHSAIMSSFKTTGQRCVSSERLIVHTDVYDEFKDRYVEVAEAIAVGDPLQEDTFMGPAIEPEHVEKIRRHNELAQQEGAEVLVDRFELRDDEIPDGHAEGHWVGPFVYEIDYDPDLRCLKEECFGPHVALVEYEGDIDRAIEIHNDTPYGLAGAIISEDYRQINRFRDRADLGLAYANLPCIGAEVQLPFGGVKKSGNGYPSAREAIEAVTERTAWTMNNSKEIEMAQGLSADIVTRDD